Proteins co-encoded in one Meiothermus sp. genomic window:
- the lpxC gene encoding UDP-3-O-acyl-N-acetylglucosamine deacetylase: MTIRGIGLHSGEPSKVRFHPAEGPVRFWLGGLELRPLASLVVDTMRCTVLGQGHLRLMTVEHLLAALYIRGIWEGLVIEVIGPEIPILDGSAQEWLAALQGFPSRGPQLEPVKGTIRVEEGRSSVLAQPAEAFSLTVTILFPHPKIGYQQVQCPPTHLEALASARTFGFLHEVEAMRAQGLIKGAALENALVFSEQGFVNTPRMLHEPVWHKALDFLGDLYLAGRPYRGHFLAHRGSHRLHVELAKLLQT, from the coding sequence ATGACAATTCGCGGCATCGGTCTCCATAGTGGCGAACCCAGCAAGGTGCGCTTTCACCCCGCCGAGGGGCCGGTGCGCTTTTGGCTGGGGGGCTTGGAACTCCGGCCCTTGGCTTCTTTAGTAGTAGATACCATGCGCTGCACGGTGCTGGGACAAGGTCACCTGCGGCTGATGACGGTTGAACATCTGCTGGCCGCGCTCTACATTCGAGGGATTTGGGAGGGCTTGGTCATCGAGGTAATCGGCCCGGAGATTCCCATCCTGGATGGCAGCGCCCAGGAATGGCTGGCCGCCTTACAGGGCTTCCCCTCTCGTGGCCCCCAACTCGAGCCCGTAAAGGGCACCATCCGGGTGGAGGAAGGGCGCAGCAGCGTGCTGGCCCAGCCCGCCGAGGCTTTTTCGCTCACCGTCACCATCCTGTTCCCACACCCCAAGATTGGCTACCAGCAAGTGCAGTGCCCCCCTACCCACTTAGAGGCGCTGGCTTCGGCTCGCACGTTTGGTTTTTTGCACGAAGTAGAGGCCATGCGGGCCCAGGGGCTTATCAAAGGGGCCGCTTTGGAAAATGCCCTGGTGTTCAGTGAGCAGGGTTTTGTAAACACCCCGCGGATGCTGCACGAACCGGTGTGGCATAAAGCCCTGGATTTTCTGGGCGATCTGTACCTGGCAGGTCGCCCCTACCGAGGGCACTTCCTGGCGCACCGCGGTTCGCACCGGCTGCACGTGGAACTCGCAAAGCTGCTGCAAACGTAA
- a CDS encoding UDP-3-O-(3-hydroxymyristoyl)glucosamine N-acyltransferase produces the protein MLLSEIAWHLGGRLEGPDLDIARLAAPEQAGPGELVVVREARYLEVALASGAALILDETRFCPDNPSRIRVPDVQKAWPLVLALFDKRETWASVGIHPTATIEAGAVVDPTVSVGAYAMVCRGARIAPEVVIAPYCYVGEGVEVGPRTVLEPRVTLYPNTQLGADCKIGAGAVLGVVGFGFQDKERLPHTGRVVLEDGVELGANCVVQRSVVGETRIGAHSKIGDLTDIGHNVRIGKGVMMVGSSGVGGSVVVEDEVQMGGWVVLSDHVRVGKGARITGGSAISKDVPPGETWAGGIPAQPVRKHWRRLALLDWLVTVERTLRQFLKQP, from the coding sequence ATGCTGCTCTCTGAAATTGCCTGGCATCTGGGGGGTCGCCTCGAGGGCCCCGACCTGGACATTGCCCGCCTGGCCGCGCCGGAACAGGCCGGGCCGGGGGAGCTGGTGGTGGTGCGGGAGGCGCGGTATCTCGAGGTGGCCCTGGCCAGCGGGGCAGCTTTAATACTGGACGAAACCCGCTTTTGCCCAGATAACCCCAGTCGAATTCGCGTCCCCGATGTACAGAAAGCCTGGCCTCTGGTGCTCGCTCTCTTTGATAAGCGCGAGACCTGGGCCAGCGTCGGCATTCACCCTACCGCCACCATCGAAGCCGGGGCCGTGGTAGACCCTACGGTCTCGGTGGGGGCCTATGCGATGGTCTGCCGGGGTGCCCGGATTGCACCGGAGGTGGTGATTGCGCCCTATTGTTATGTCGGGGAGGGGGTGGAAGTTGGGCCTCGGACGGTGCTCGAGCCCCGGGTAACCCTCTACCCCAACACCCAGCTCGGTGCGGACTGCAAGATTGGGGCGGGAGCCGTGTTGGGTGTGGTGGGGTTTGGGTTTCAGGACAAAGAACGCCTGCCCCACACCGGTAGGGTGGTATTGGAAGATGGGGTCGAGCTGGGGGCCAATTGCGTGGTGCAGCGTAGTGTGGTGGGAGAGACCCGCATAGGGGCCCATAGCAAAATTGGCGACCTCACCGATATCGGCCACAACGTTCGGATTGGTAAAGGGGTAATGATGGTGGGCAGCAGCGGGGTTGGCGGCAGCGTGGTGGTGGAGGACGAGGTACAGATGGGGGGATGGGTGGTGCTATCCGACCATGTGCGGGTAGGCAAGGGAGCCCGCATCACCGGCGGCAGTGCAATTTCGAAAGATGTGCCTCCGGGCGAAACCTGGGCCGGTGGCATCCCCGCCCAGCCTGTGCGCAAGCACTGGCGTCGCCTGGCGCTGTTGGACTGGTTGGTAACGGTAGAGCGTACCCTACGGCAGTTTTTGAAACAGCCATGA
- a CDS encoding rod shape-determining protein: MAGMFSFRGEDVGIDLGTASVLIYMRGKGIVLREPSVIAMVSDTKEVKAVGAEAYRMLGRTPGNIVAARPLKDGVIADYTLTERMLTLFIKKVLPPLRFFRPQVMVGVPSGVTEVERRAVVQAIVEAGAKRAYLIDEPLAAAIGAGIKIAEPTGSMVVDIGGGSSDIAVISLGGIVRSTSLRIAGNEFDESIIRFIRNKYNLLIGERTAEDLKIKIGAAKHTPGEQGAVAEVRGRDLITGLPKSIEVTTDDVVEALKEPLEKIVQGVKSVLETTPPELVADIIDRGILLTGGGALLRNLDLLLQEATGVPVVVAENAVEAVALGTGKALDMLHVLRDALVTSDNVLKR; this comes from the coding sequence ATGGCTGGCATGTTCTCGTTTCGTGGCGAAGATGTGGGTATTGACTTAGGTACCGCCTCGGTGCTGATTTATATGCGCGGTAAAGGAATTGTGCTGCGCGAGCCTTCGGTTATTGCCATGGTGAGTGACACCAAGGAGGTCAAGGCGGTAGGGGCCGAGGCCTACCGGATGCTGGGGCGCACCCCGGGTAACATTGTGGCCGCCCGTCCGCTCAAGGATGGCGTAATTGCCGACTACACTCTGACCGAGCGGATGCTTACCCTTTTTATTAAGAAAGTCTTGCCGCCCCTGCGCTTTTTCAGGCCGCAGGTGATGGTGGGGGTGCCCTCGGGGGTGACCGAGGTAGAGCGCCGCGCGGTGGTGCAGGCCATTGTGGAGGCTGGTGCCAAGCGGGCCTACCTAATTGACGAACCCCTAGCGGCGGCCATCGGAGCCGGTATCAAGATTGCCGAGCCCACGGGCAGTATGGTGGTGGATATTGGGGGTGGTTCCAGCGATATTGCCGTCATCTCCTTGGGCGGTATTGTGCGTTCGACCAGCCTGCGGATTGCTGGTAACGAGTTCGACGAGTCCATCATTCGCTTTATTCGCAACAAGTACAACCTGCTGATCGGCGAACGCACCGCCGAGGATCTAAAAATCAAAATTGGCGCGGCCAAGCATACCCCAGGCGAGCAGGGTGCGGTGGCGGAGGTGCGTGGGCGCGACCTGATTACGGGGTTGCCCAAGAGCATCGAGGTGACCACCGACGATGTGGTGGAAGCCTTGAAGGAACCTTTGGAAAAAATTGTTCAGGGGGTGAAGAGCGTGCTCGAGACCACCCCACCCGAACTGGTGGCCGACATCATAGACCGCGGCATTTTGCTCACCGGTGGGGGAGCTTTGCTACGCAACCTGGACTTGCTGCTGCAAGAAGCCACGGGAGTCCCGGTGGTGGTGGCCGAAAATGCGGTGGAGGCGGTGGCGCTGGGCACCGGCAAGGCGCTGGATATGCTGCACGTGCTGCGGGATGCCCTGGTCACTTCCGATAACGTGCTGAAACGATAA
- a CDS encoding molybdenum cofactor guanylyltransferase, with protein sequence MNPIPWSGAVLAGGLSSRFGQDKALFVYRGKPLIEWVLGSMAQASERFVLANRAYPGLQVYPDLRRGGDTMSGLHAALGHARHEWVAVAACDQPFLSQEFWYFMLERITPESQAVVAASEGFFEPLGALYHKSLEAEVLRRLGAGELQMQALLRSIPHVALDKTELEARFGPHLFINANYPEDLPL encoded by the coding sequence ATGAACCCGATTCCCTGGAGTGGCGCAGTGCTAGCGGGCGGCCTGTCTAGCCGGTTTGGGCAGGACAAGGCCCTGTTTGTATACCGGGGCAAGCCCCTCATCGAATGGGTTCTGGGCTCGATGGCCCAGGCCTCGGAGCGCTTTGTGCTTGCCAACCGGGCTTACCCAGGGCTTCAGGTATACCCCGATCTGAGGCGGGGCGGCGACACCATGTCGGGCCTCCACGCAGCGCTGGGCCACGCCCGGCACGAATGGGTGGCGGTTGCGGCCTGCGACCAGCCCTTTCTGAGTCAGGAATTTTGGTACTTTATGCTCGAGCGGATTACGCCTGAGAGCCAGGCGGTGGTGGCGGCTTCGGAGGGTTTTTTTGAGCCGCTGGGTGCTTTGTACCACAAATCCCTCGAGGCCGAGGTCTTGCGTAGGCTGGGGGCCGGAGAACTCCAGATGCAGGCACTTTTGCGTAGCATTCCCCATGTAGCGCTGGATAAGACCGAGCTGGAAGCCCGTTTTGGGCCCCATCTGTTTATTAATGCCAACTATCCGGAAGACTTGCCTTTGTGA
- a CDS encoding PstS family phosphate ABC transporter substrate-binding protein: MKKILLAAFALSLASLALAQQIRADGSSTVYPITQSVAEEFNIVRPDVKVTVAFSGTGGGFKKFCVGETDLQNASRPITKSEMDECRKNGIEYIELPVAFDGLTVVVNPRNTWAQCLTVAELKRIWEPDSKINFWNEVRPSFPRARIVLYGAGTDSGTFDYFTEAINGKAKAIRKDFFPSEDDNVLVRGVEGNVNAMGFFGYAYYVEEKGKLKALAIDNGKGCVAPTDATINNGTYAPLSRPLFIYVNLKSLNEKRSLQDFVNFLLTNSRARTAIRKTGYVLLPDEAYRIGKVLVDKRVKGSVFSGLEPGTPLIEIMKKLEAEAK; encoded by the coding sequence ATGAAGAAAATCCTCTTAGCTGCTTTTGCTCTATCGCTGGCAAGCCTGGCCCTAGCCCAGCAAATCCGGGCCGACGGCTCCTCTACGGTCTACCCGATTACCCAGTCGGTTGCGGAGGAGTTCAACATTGTGCGCCCAGACGTGAAGGTTACGGTGGCCTTCTCGGGTACCGGAGGGGGGTTCAAGAAGTTCTGCGTGGGTGAAACCGACCTGCAGAACGCCAGCCGTCCCATCACCAAGTCCGAGATGGACGAGTGCCGCAAAAACGGCATCGAGTACATCGAGCTGCCCGTAGCCTTCGACGGCCTCACGGTCGTGGTCAACCCCCGGAACACCTGGGCCCAGTGCCTGACCGTGGCCGAGCTCAAAAGGATCTGGGAGCCCGATTCCAAGATTAATTTTTGGAACGAAGTGCGTCCCAGTTTCCCTCGAGCACGTATAGTGCTGTACGGTGCGGGTACCGACTCCGGCACCTTTGACTACTTCACCGAGGCCATCAACGGCAAGGCCAAGGCCATCCGCAAAGACTTCTTCCCCTCCGAAGACGACAACGTGCTGGTGCGCGGGGTAGAGGGCAACGTCAACGCCATGGGCTTCTTCGGCTATGCCTACTACGTCGAGGAAAAAGGCAAGCTGAAGGCCCTGGCTATTGACAACGGCAAGGGCTGCGTGGCCCCCACCGATGCCACCATCAACAACGGCACCTACGCCCCGCTCTCGAGGCCCCTGTTTATCTACGTGAACCTCAAGAGCCTGAACGAGAAGCGCTCCTTACAGGACTTTGTTAACTTCCTGCTGACCAACAGCCGGGCCCGCACCGCCATCCGCAAGACCGGCTACGTGCTGCTGCCCGACGAAGCCTACCGGATTGGCAAAGTGCTGGTAGACAAGCGGGTTAAGGGCTCGGTCTTCAGCGGCCTGGAGCCGGGTACCCCGCTGATCGAGATCATGAAGAAGCTGGAAGCCGAGGCTAAATAA
- the pstC gene encoding phosphate ABC transporter permease subunit PstC, which translates to MNPLSSTSWATKNPGRSPKERLIGGILFALAAVSVITTAAVIVVLFSETIQFFLRVPLTEFLFAPEWTPLFAEPRYGIGALLAGTFLFTAIGLVIAIPLGLLTAAYLAEYAPHEQSIRVKGIMELLEGVPTVVFGYFALLFVTPILQNLIPGLNLFNPISAGLVLGFAILPYISNVASDAMMAVPRSLREAAYALGATKFEVVTRVVFPAAISGIVAAIILAASRAVGETMIAAIAAGQRPLLTLDPRETIATMTSYIVQAATGDQPAGSLASRALFSVGATLFVITLGFNILAQRIVERYRERYE; encoded by the coding sequence ATGAACCCGCTCTCCTCCACTTCATGGGCCACCAAAAACCCGGGCCGCAGCCCCAAAGAACGGCTGATTGGGGGCATCCTTTTTGCCCTGGCGGCGGTCTCGGTCATCACCACCGCAGCGGTGATCGTGGTGCTTTTTAGCGAGACCATTCAGTTTTTCCTGCGCGTGCCCCTGACCGAGTTTCTGTTCGCCCCCGAATGGACGCCCCTCTTTGCCGAACCCCGCTACGGCATCGGTGCCCTGCTGGCCGGCACCTTCTTGTTCACAGCCATCGGGCTTGTGATCGCCATTCCCCTGGGCCTGTTGACGGCGGCCTACCTGGCCGAGTACGCCCCGCACGAACAGAGCATCCGGGTAAAAGGCATTATGGAGCTCTTGGAAGGGGTGCCCACGGTGGTGTTTGGGTACTTTGCGCTGCTGTTTGTGACCCCCATTTTGCAAAATCTGATTCCCGGTCTTAACCTGTTCAACCCGATTTCGGCCGGCCTGGTGCTGGGCTTTGCCATTCTGCCCTATATCTCCAACGTGGCCTCCGATGCCATGATGGCAGTTCCGCGCAGCCTGCGCGAAGCGGCCTATGCCCTGGGCGCCACCAAGTTCGAGGTGGTGACCCGGGTGGTATTCCCGGCGGCCATCTCGGGGATTGTGGCCGCCATTATTCTGGCGGCCAGCCGGGCGGTGGGCGAGACCATGATCGCAGCCATTGCGGCAGGCCAGCGGCCCCTGCTCACGCTAGACCCGCGCGAGACCATTGCTACCATGACCTCGTACATCGTCCAGGCTGCCACCGGCGACCAACCCGCAGGCTCGCTGGCTTCACGGGCCCTGTTCTCGGTGGGTGCAACCTTGTTTGTAATCACCCTGGGCTTCAACATTCTGGCCCAACGCATTGTGGAGCGCTACCGCGAGAGGTACGAATAA
- the pstA gene encoding phosphate ABC transporter permease PstA — protein sequence MQRGLSLESSQSPQNLRRDRINRVFARAVVIPTVLALALIAVLILDTLYDTVSVQVVEVTETSGKSFALGQAFSADQVIRLELAAQGKSAQEIAELMNNPDEMRVFRLRNRVELMWATQDGPLRWVVSSLDDERVNNYSLFEGLRRWNELKQGLQENQQLRLNPWLDYSFLTRDPSRNPISAGLRVALFGTIWLLSMTLLISVPIGVGTAIYLEEYAPKNRLTRFIEVNLRNLAGVPSIVFGLLGLAVFVRGMNLGPTLMAASLTMALLIMPTISIAAREALRAVPDSMRLAAYALGATKWQMVSKVVLPATIPGVATGVILAAARAIGEAAPLLMVGAAAYVAFIPRGPLSEYTVLPVQIYLWISANLSEFANTAAAGIVVLLLTLGGLYALAFWVRRRYRVEW from the coding sequence ATGCAACGGGGTCTTAGTTTAGAGTCTTCGCAAAGCCCACAAAACCTGCGGCGCGACCGCATCAACCGGGTGTTTGCCCGGGCGGTGGTAATCCCTACGGTGCTGGCCCTGGCCCTGATTGCGGTGCTCATTCTGGATACCCTCTACGACACGGTCTCGGTGCAGGTGGTGGAGGTGACCGAGACCAGCGGCAAGAGCTTTGCCCTGGGTCAGGCCTTTAGCGCCGATCAGGTAATCCGCCTCGAGCTTGCCGCACAAGGGAAGTCTGCTCAAGAAATTGCCGAACTGATGAACAATCCCGACGAGATGCGGGTCTTTCGCTTGCGCAACCGGGTCGAGCTGATGTGGGCTACCCAGGACGGCCCTTTGCGCTGGGTGGTGAGCAGCCTGGACGATGAGCGGGTTAATAACTACAGCTTGTTCGAGGGGCTGCGCCGCTGGAACGAACTCAAACAGGGCCTGCAGGAAAACCAGCAGCTTCGCCTGAACCCCTGGCTCGACTACTCCTTCCTTACCCGCGACCCCTCGCGCAACCCCATCTCCGCCGGACTGCGGGTGGCCTTGTTCGGAACCATCTGGCTGCTCAGCATGACCCTCCTGATCAGCGTCCCCATCGGGGTAGGCACCGCTATCTATCTCGAGGAGTACGCTCCCAAAAACCGCCTTACCCGCTTCATCGAGGTCAACCTGCGCAACCTGGCCGGGGTTCCCAGCATCGTCTTCGGCCTGCTGGGGCTGGCCGTATTTGTACGGGGAATGAATCTCGGGCCCACCCTGATGGCCGCGTCGCTGACCATGGCCCTGCTGATCATGCCCACCATCTCGATTGCGGCCCGCGAGGCGCTGCGCGCTGTACCCGACTCCATGCGTCTGGCGGCCTACGCGCTGGGGGCTACCAAGTGGCAGATGGTCTCCAAAGTGGTGCTGCCGGCCACCATTCCAGGGGTGGCCACCGGAGTTATTCTGGCCGCAGCGCGGGCCATTGGCGAGGCCGCGCCTTTGCTCATGGTGGGGGCCGCGGCCTACGTGGCCTTTATCCCCCGGGGGCCGCTTTCGGAGTACACGGTGCTGCCGGTACAGATTTATCTGTGGATCTCGGCCAACCTGAGTGAGTTTGCCAACACCGCGGCCGCCGGGATTGTGGTCTTGTTGCTAACCCTGGGCGGATTGTATGCCCTGGCCTTCTGGGTTCGCCGTCGATATAGAGTGGAGTGGTAA
- the pstB gene encoding phosphate ABC transporter ATP-binding protein PstB, with protein sequence MVQEVAIGHETVRWEPTPAEESVVQVQNLSLFYGKNQALYNVSVNFPRNKITAIIGPSGCGKSTLLRSLNRMNDLVPGVRLEGKVIYEGVDIYDPQVDPVEVRRHIGMVFQKPNPFPKTIYENVVFGLRLQGQKTGLDEVVQRALQRAALWDEVKDKLGEIALRLSGGQQQRLCIARAIATEPPLLLLDEPTSALDPIATERIESLLLELKQHYSLVIVTHNMQQAARIADRTIFMHLGVLIEEGPTSLLFTNPKDKRTEAYITGRFG encoded by the coding sequence ATGGTTCAAGAAGTCGCCATTGGACACGAAACCGTTCGTTGGGAGCCAACCCCCGCCGAAGAATCGGTGGTGCAGGTACAAAACCTCAGCCTGTTCTACGGTAAAAATCAGGCCCTGTACAACGTCTCGGTGAATTTTCCCCGCAACAAGATCACCGCCATCATCGGGCCTTCGGGCTGCGGAAAGTCTACTCTGCTGCGTTCCTTGAACCGCATGAACGACCTGGTGCCGGGGGTGCGCCTCGAGGGAAAGGTGATCTACGAGGGGGTGGACATCTACGACCCCCAGGTAGACCCGGTAGAGGTGCGCCGCCACATCGGCATGGTGTTCCAAAAACCCAACCCCTTCCCCAAAACCATCTACGAGAACGTAGTCTTTGGGTTGCGCTTGCAGGGGCAAAAAACCGGCCTCGATGAGGTGGTCCAACGGGCCTTGCAGCGGGCCGCGCTGTGGGACGAGGTCAAGGACAAACTCGGCGAAATCGCCCTGCGGCTCTCGGGGGGCCAGCAGCAGCGCTTGTGTATTGCCAGGGCCATCGCCACCGAGCCCCCCCTACTGCTTCTGGACGAGCCTACCAGCGCCCTCGACCCCATCGCCACCGAGCGCATCGAGTCGCTTTTGCTCGAGCTCAAGCAGCACTACTCGTTGGTCATCGTTACCCACAACATGCAACAGGCCGCCCGTATCGCCGACCGCACCATCTTCATGCACCTCGGCGTGCTGATCGAGGAAGGGCCTACCAGCCTATTGTTCACCAACCCCAAAGACAAGCGCACCGAGGCCTACATCACCGGGCGTTTCGGATAA
- the pth gene encoding aminoacyl-tRNA hydrolase: MFLIVGQGNPGAQYARTKHNVGFWVLDRLSSDFRPRGNALIAEVKFLRASGEQVSGLLIKPTTFYNATGEAVAPLARFYKIPPDRILVVHDELDLPPGRLRFKAGGSSAGNYGLESIAAHLGTRDFHRLRIGIGKPPTPEEGASWVLSGFHPDLLPLMDKVIQTAAEAAQTWATEGIEVCQKKYNGLNLAEPPKRAEPEQAS, encoded by the coding sequence ATGTTCCTGATTGTTGGACAGGGGAACCCAGGAGCCCAGTACGCCCGCACCAAACACAATGTGGGGTTTTGGGTGCTGGATCGGCTTAGCTCGGATTTCCGGCCTAGGGGCAATGCCCTTATTGCCGAGGTCAAGTTTCTGAGGGCCTCCGGAGAGCAGGTTTCGGGTCTACTGATCAAGCCCACCACTTTCTACAACGCCACCGGTGAGGCCGTGGCCCCGCTCGCCCGGTTTTATAAGATTCCCCCAGATCGCATACTGGTCGTTCACGACGAACTCGACCTGCCGCCCGGCAGACTGCGCTTTAAGGCCGGGGGGAGCAGTGCGGGCAATTACGGCCTGGAGTCCATTGCAGCCCATTTGGGAACCAGGGATTTTCATCGTTTGCGTATTGGAATCGGCAAGCCCCCCACCCCGGAAGAGGGGGCAAGTTGGGTGCTGTCGGGCTTTCACCCCGACTTACTTCCGCTTATGGACAAGGTGATCCAAACCGCCGCCGAGGCCGCCCAGACCTGGGCGACCGAGGGTATAGAGGTGTGCCAGAAAAAATACAACGGCCTCAATTTGGCAGAACCGCCCAAACGAGCTGAGCCTGAACAGGCCAGTTGA
- a CDS encoding 50S ribosomal protein L25 translates to MEYRIKAQIRGNEKPMALRDAGKLPGVVYNRQENYKVTVDLKEFNKVFMAAGIHHVITLELENGKTVDTLVRQVNLDKRRRRPEHVDFYALSDEPVLMWIPVKIVGTAQGVREGGVLQLVNNDVQVRVSPKAIPPHIEVNVSELRIGDSIHADELALPPGVKLAMNPRDTIVAIVPPEDAEKLTTQAAAPAEVEVIKKGKTEEEK, encoded by the coding sequence ATGGAATACCGCATCAAGGCCCAAATCCGTGGGAACGAAAAACCCATGGCGCTGCGCGACGCCGGCAAGCTGCCCGGCGTGGTCTACAACCGTCAGGAAAACTACAAGGTCACGGTAGACCTAAAAGAGTTCAACAAGGTTTTCATGGCGGCGGGCATTCACCACGTGATTACCCTCGAGCTCGAAAACGGCAAAACCGTAGATACGCTGGTGCGGCAGGTCAACCTCGACAAGCGCCGCCGCCGCCCCGAGCACGTAGACTTCTATGCCCTCTCCGACGAGCCCGTCTTGATGTGGATTCCCGTCAAGATTGTGGGTACCGCCCAGGGCGTGCGCGAGGGTGGGGTGCTTCAGTTGGTCAACAATGACGTCCAGGTGAGGGTTTCACCCAAGGCCATTCCACCCCACATCGAGGTCAACGTTAGCGAACTGCGCATTGGCGACAGCATCCACGCCGACGAACTGGCCCTTCCCCCAGGGGTCAAACTGGCCATGAACCCCCGCGACACCATTGTGGCCATCGTGCCTCCCGAGGATGCCGAGAAACTAACAACTCAGGCCGCTGCACCCGCCGAAGTGGAAGTGATCAAGAAGGGCAAGACCGAAGAGGAGAAGTAA
- a CDS encoding succinate dehydrogenase/fumarate reductase iron-sulfur subunit, whose translation MSTVTFKVFRGDRSGGELKDYTVEVQEGMVVLDAIHQIQAEQAPDLACRWNCKAGKCGSCGAEVNGKPTLMCMTRLDTIDTSKPVTVRPMKTFPVIRDLATDVKWNYEANKKIKPFTPAPNTDWIMYQEDVDRVQEFRKCIECFLCQNVCHVLREHDEKTGFIGPRLLVRTASLEMHPLDVENRLDMLKNEGGIGYCNITKCCTEVCPEHIHITDNAIIPLKERVVDEYYDPVLGFFRRLFGSKKRAEPSGQAADD comes from the coding sequence ATGTCAACCGTCACCTTCAAAGTTTTCCGCGGAGATCGAAGCGGCGGTGAGCTGAAGGATTACACCGTCGAGGTGCAGGAAGGAATGGTGGTGCTGGATGCCATCCACCAGATTCAGGCCGAGCAAGCCCCCGACCTGGCTTGCCGCTGGAACTGCAAGGCCGGCAAGTGTGGCTCCTGCGGGGCCGAGGTCAACGGCAAGCCCACCCTAATGTGCATGACCCGGCTGGACACCATTGACACCAGCAAGCCGGTCACGGTGCGGCCTATGAAAACCTTCCCGGTGATTCGCGATCTGGCCACCGATGTGAAGTGGAACTACGAGGCCAATAAGAAGATTAAGCCCTTTACCCCTGCGCCCAACACCGACTGGATCATGTACCAGGAAGACGTGGATCGGGTGCAGGAGTTCAGGAAGTGCATCGAGTGCTTTTTGTGCCAGAACGTTTGTCACGTGCTGCGCGAGCACGACGAAAAAACCGGCTTTATCGGGCCCCGCTTGTTGGTGCGCACCGCGAGCCTCGAGATGCACCCCCTGGATGTGGAAAACCGCCTGGATATGCTCAAGAACGAGGGAGGTATCGGCTACTGCAACATCACCAAGTGCTGCACCGAGGTCTGCCCCGAGCACATCCATATCACCGACAACGCCATCATCCCGCTTAAAGAGCGGGTGGTAGACGAATACTACGACCCGGTTCTGGGTTTCTTCCGGCGTCTGTTTGGCAGCAAGAAAAGAGCCGAGCCCAGCGGTCAGGCAGCGGATGACTAG